The following coding sequences are from one Arthrobacter sp. PvP023 window:
- a CDS encoding winged helix DNA-binding domain-containing protein, whose product MRTGARTRVTRHVIGRLRLAAQALLAPAFDSAPDAVRWMTAMQAQDMQAALWAVGLRVRNAGIDTVRSALDKGLVVRSWPMRGTLHLLAPEDLRWILDITADRLIQGMSGRHRELEIDARDVDAARDAALELVSGGGSATRQQLFQAFEAAGQSTAGQRGIHLLGVLCQRAWLVQGPLAGNQQLVKAFDEWIPKSRELDRAEGIAELVLRYMISHGPATERDFAWWSGTRVTEVRSALARVKDQLVELEFEGTSYWMSPATAALLDDGVPGQRSVLVLPGFDEFVLGYTDRSLVLPPEHAQKVVPGGNGMFKKTIVAGGEVVGTWALKGTGRTAAVVPEPFDSVNGLRPAAQKSFELQAARYLKFLGQAP is encoded by the coding sequence ATGCGAACAGGCGCACGGACCCGGGTCACCCGGCACGTCATCGGACGGCTGCGCCTCGCCGCACAGGCGCTGCTGGCGCCGGCGTTCGATTCTGCACCGGACGCCGTGCGGTGGATGACCGCCATGCAGGCCCAGGACATGCAGGCGGCACTCTGGGCCGTGGGGCTGAGGGTCCGCAACGCCGGGATTGACACCGTCCGGTCCGCGCTGGATAAAGGGCTCGTTGTCCGCTCATGGCCCATGCGCGGGACGCTGCACCTGCTGGCTCCGGAGGATCTGCGCTGGATCCTGGACATCACGGCGGACCGCTTGATCCAGGGAATGAGCGGCCGCCACCGGGAGCTGGAGATTGATGCCCGGGACGTGGACGCTGCCCGTGATGCGGCCCTGGAACTGGTCTCTGGCGGCGGATCGGCCACGCGCCAGCAGCTCTTTCAGGCCTTTGAAGCCGCTGGGCAGTCCACCGCCGGCCAGCGTGGCATCCACCTGCTGGGGGTTTTGTGTCAGCGGGCCTGGCTTGTGCAGGGGCCGCTAGCGGGGAACCAGCAGCTCGTCAAGGCGTTCGACGAGTGGATCCCGAAGTCCCGCGAGCTGGACCGCGCGGAGGGCATCGCCGAGCTGGTGCTGAGGTACATGATCAGCCACGGGCCTGCGACGGAACGTGACTTTGCGTGGTGGTCCGGCACACGTGTCACGGAGGTCCGCAGCGCCCTGGCCCGGGTGAAGGACCAGCTCGTTGAGCTGGAGTTCGAAGGAACCAGCTACTGGATGTCTCCGGCCACCGCGGCACTGCTCGACGACGGCGTGCCCGGCCAGCGCTCCGTGTTGGTCCTGCCGGGCTTCGATGAGTTCGTGCTGGGATACACCGACCGGTCCCTGGTGCTTCCGCCCGAGCACGCCCAGAAGGTGGTCCCCGGCGGCAACGGGATGTTCAAGAAGACCATCGTGGCTGGCGGCGAAGTGGTCGGCACCTGGGCACTCAAAGGCACCGGGCGGACGGCCGCCGTCGTGCCCGAACCGTTCGACTCCGTTAACGGACTGCGGCCTGCAGCCCAAAAGTCATTTGAGCTGCAGGCCGCGAGGTACCTGAAATTCCTCGGCCAAGCGCCGTAG